The proteins below are encoded in one region of Phycisphaerales bacterium:
- a CDS encoding ABC-F family ATP-binding cassette domain-containing protein, protein MSTLLSVRDLAKSFPSNVLFEGLSLHVGDGDRLGLIGPNGASKSTLLKILADLEEPDEGEVNRRRGLRLVYIEQDDVFPDGATPMSVIREALKSEVNDRVDTESLAAISLSKLGFEDFDRLVSTLSGGWKKRLSIARALCREPDVLMLDEPTNHLDLEGVLWLEQFVLRSRIAMLFVTHDRQFLENTASRIVELSPAYPGGIFEVVGNYTEFVNRKEAFLDAQEAAESALANKVRRDTAWLRQGIQGRQTRNKTQVRDTVSRRAELKATKERNAAPTRATTIEFQATERKTKKLLALHNVAKAMGEKKLFDSLDLTLTPGRRIGLLGVNGAGKTTLLRLMSGDLKPDSGTIKRAADLRVVTFSQHRDMLVPTQTLQEALCPIGDMVDYRGKQVHVSGWAKRFLFDKSQLTTFVSNLSGGEQARVLIANLMLKPADVLLLDEPTNDLDIPSLEVLEQALLEFPGAMVLVTHDRFMMDRIATEYVGIDDGGNAREFATRKQWITYLKKGGSSGAAAVKKDKEPAPNVVNTSKRKLSYKEKREYEGMEAAILTAEAELKQLETAAADPSLAKNHKQSSETFQALSAAQKNVKALYARWAELESI, encoded by the coding sequence ATGAGCACACTTCTTTCCGTCCGTGACCTAGCGAAATCATTCCCTTCAAATGTGCTGTTTGAAGGTCTATCGCTGCATGTTGGTGATGGTGATCGGCTGGGGCTTATTGGCCCCAATGGCGCTAGCAAGTCGACACTACTCAAAATTCTGGCCGATCTTGAAGAACCAGATGAAGGCGAAGTTAATAGGCGTCGCGGATTGCGCCTCGTATATATCGAACAAGATGACGTGTTTCCCGACGGGGCCACGCCAATGTCTGTGATTCGGGAAGCGTTGAAATCTGAAGTTAATGATCGTGTTGATACCGAATCATTGGCAGCCATCTCATTGTCAAAGCTCGGATTTGAGGATTTTGATCGCCTTGTCAGCACCTTGTCAGGAGGATGGAAAAAACGTCTCTCTATTGCGCGTGCACTTTGCCGTGAGCCTGATGTCTTGATGCTGGACGAGCCAACAAATCATCTTGATCTTGAGGGGGTGTTGTGGCTTGAGCAGTTTGTTTTGCGATCTCGAATTGCCATGCTATTCGTAACCCATGATCGTCAATTTTTAGAGAATACGGCGAGTCGGATCGTGGAGCTTTCGCCGGCTTATCCGGGTGGTATTTTTGAGGTCGTGGGTAACTACACTGAATTTGTCAATCGCAAGGAAGCATTTCTTGATGCGCAAGAGGCTGCCGAGTCAGCATTGGCGAATAAAGTGCGTCGCGATACAGCTTGGTTGCGGCAGGGGATTCAAGGGCGGCAAACTCGCAACAAGACACAAGTACGTGACACGGTGAGTCGCCGAGCTGAATTAAAGGCGACCAAAGAAAGAAATGCAGCACCAACTCGTGCGACAACGATCGAGTTTCAGGCGACTGAGCGAAAGACAAAGAAACTTCTGGCATTACATAATGTTGCCAAGGCAATGGGCGAAAAGAAGTTATTTGATTCCCTAGATCTCACGTTGACGCCTGGGCGTCGCATTGGGCTTCTCGGTGTTAATGGGGCTGGCAAGACTACGTTGTTGCGGCTGATGTCTGGTGATTTGAAACCTGACTCAGGCACCATTAAGCGTGCCGCAGATTTGCGAGTCGTCACGTTTAGTCAGCATCGTGACATGCTTGTGCCGACGCAAACATTACAGGAAGCACTTTGTCCTATCGGTGATATGGTTGATTATCGTGGCAAGCAGGTGCACGTGAGTGGTTGGGCGAAACGATTTCTGTTTGACAAATCTCAATTGACGACCTTTGTCAGTAATCTCTCAGGCGGTGAACAAGCACGGGTATTGATTGCTAATTTGATGTTGAAGCCAGCTGACGTTCTATTGCTTGATGAGCCAACCAATGATCTGGATATTCCGTCCCTTGAAGTTCTTGAGCAGGCTCTCTTGGAATTTCCAGGGGCGATGGTACTTGTGACACACGATCGATTCATGATGGATCGAATTGCCACTGAATATGTCGGTATTGACGATGGTGGTAACGCAAGAGAGTTTGCAACGCGTAAGCAGTGGATCACATATCTGAAGAAAGGTGGTTCCTCGGGTGCGGCCGCGGTAAAGAAAGATAAGGAGCCTGCCCCAAACGTTGTCAATACAAGTAAGAGAAAACTTTCGTACAAAGAGAAGCGAGAGTATGAGGGAATGGAAGCAGCTATCTTGACTGCAGAGGCTGAGCTTAAGCAGTTAGAAACAGCAGCGGCAGATCCGTCGCTGGCAAAGAATCATAAGCAATCTTCTGAAACCTTTCAGGCGTTATCAGCAGCGCAAAAAAATGTGAAGGCGCTTTACGCTCGATGGGCAGAGCTTGAGAGCATCTGA
- a CDS encoding aminoacetone oxidase family FAD-binding enzyme, with the protein MADTKNIDIAIVGAGAAGLMAAICAGRTAKKHHRSLQIAAFDGARKVGAKILVAGGGRCNVTHHHVDESSYAGGSSNTIRNVLQRFDVAQTIEFFRELDVHLKQEETGKLFPTTDSARTVLDALLKEMKSAGVELHHPQRVHTVEQTSPGFVIESEQGRIHCKRLILASGGMALPKTGSDGGGYKLAKSLGHSITERVFPALVPLILEKSSSLRLLSGLTVRTTIELRSCTGRRLQSFTDSTLCTHFGLSGPSVMDISRYFTAARFSDPDAHLVICWLPESTRDQADVELRELGKRSVGRWLRDQLPDRLADAIFQFADIDPTTAGHQFDRSARSRFLDAIFQMPLPVTGDRGFTHAEVTAGGIPLSELKASSMASKCCDGLYLCGEICDVDGRIGGYNFQWAWASGHVAGSHAVESLLPAADG; encoded by the coding sequence GTGGCAGACACCAAGAATATTGATATCGCGATAGTGGGAGCTGGCGCCGCGGGCCTGATGGCGGCCATCTGCGCTGGTCGTACCGCCAAGAAACACCATCGATCTCTTCAGATTGCTGCATTTGATGGCGCACGAAAGGTCGGAGCCAAGATTCTCGTCGCTGGTGGCGGACGCTGTAATGTGACGCATCATCATGTCGATGAATCTTCTTACGCTGGTGGATCTAGCAATACCATTCGCAATGTTCTTCAGCGCTTTGATGTGGCACAGACCATCGAATTTTTCAGAGAACTCGATGTTCACCTCAAACAGGAAGAAACAGGAAAGCTCTTTCCCACGACCGACTCCGCGCGCACGGTGCTTGATGCACTGCTTAAGGAAATGAAAAGTGCAGGCGTTGAACTTCATCATCCCCAGCGAGTCCATACCGTTGAACAAACAAGCCCAGGCTTTGTTATCGAAAGCGAGCAAGGACGGATTCACTGCAAACGACTTATTCTCGCCAGCGGCGGCATGGCGCTTCCAAAGACAGGCTCAGACGGAGGTGGGTATAAGCTTGCCAAGTCACTAGGACATTCCATAACGGAGCGTGTGTTTCCTGCACTTGTTCCACTTATTCTCGAGAAAAGCAGCAGCTTACGCTTACTTTCAGGACTAACCGTTCGCACCACCATCGAACTTCGAAGCTGCACCGGCAGACGCCTTCAGTCATTTACAGACTCAACACTCTGCACACACTTTGGCTTATCCGGCCCATCGGTGATGGATATCAGCCGATACTTCACCGCTGCACGTTTTAGCGATCCAGATGCACATCTCGTCATATGCTGGCTTCCAGAATCCACGCGTGACCAGGCCGATGTCGAACTTCGTGAGCTTGGCAAACGAAGTGTCGGCCGATGGCTTCGTGATCAACTCCCAGATCGACTGGCCGATGCAATCTTCCAGTTTGCTGATATCGACCCTACTACCGCCGGCCATCAATTCGACCGCAGCGCACGCAGTCGGTTCCTTGACGCGATCTTTCAGATGCCTCTACCAGTTACTGGAGACCGTGGATTCACACATGCGGAAGTCACCGCTGGAGGCATCCCACTCAGTGAATTAAAAGCAAGCTCAATGGCCTCAAAATGCTGCGACGGCCTCTACCTCTGCGGAGAAATCTGCGACGTGGATGGTCGCATTGGCGGCTACAACTTCCAATGGGCCTGGGCCAGTGGACATGTGGCTGGATCTCATGCCGTTGAGTCACTGCTCCCCGCTGCTGATGGATAG
- a CDS encoding cyclase family protein, with protein MNDVLGQLRIIDLSVPLQDAAVSEPWPPSIEYVTHEEQGREQIQECFGVKTDDLVYSQGKGWAIENIQATTHTGTHVDAPYHYGPESGGRPARRIDEVPLEWCFAPGVRIDVRHKESGQEIAVEDLKLALDRMQYRLKHRDIVLLWTGADQRIHTSEYFRQPGLGRDGVLWLVEQGVRVIGIDAYTIDRPFVDMKEDYMRTGDGRYIWPAHFAGISQEYCQIEKLANLDQLPRAHGFWISCLPVKIARASAGWCRAVALCSS; from the coding sequence ATGAATGATGTTTTAGGCCAACTGCGGATAATTGATTTATCTGTTCCATTGCAAGATGCAGCAGTCAGTGAGCCGTGGCCACCTTCAATTGAATATGTGACGCACGAAGAGCAAGGACGAGAGCAAATTCAGGAATGCTTTGGCGTCAAAACCGATGATTTGGTGTACTCGCAAGGTAAGGGGTGGGCGATAGAAAACATCCAGGCGACAACACACACTGGTACCCATGTTGATGCTCCATATCATTATGGACCGGAATCCGGTGGACGTCCTGCTCGGCGTATTGATGAGGTTCCTCTTGAGTGGTGCTTTGCTCCTGGCGTGCGCATTGATGTGAGGCATAAGGAATCAGGGCAGGAGATTGCAGTTGAGGATCTCAAGCTCGCCTTGGATCGTATGCAATACAGATTGAAACATCGCGATATTGTCTTGCTGTGGACTGGTGCTGATCAACGAATTCATACAAGCGAATACTTTCGCCAGCCAGGTCTGGGGCGCGATGGTGTGCTCTGGTTGGTAGAGCAGGGGGTACGCGTCATTGGTATTGATGCGTACACCATTGATCGACCTTTCGTGGACATGAAAGAAGATTATATGAGAACCGGTGATGGTCGTTATATTTGGCCAGCTCACTTTGCAGGTATCAGTCAGGAATATTGTCAGATTGAAAAGTTAGCGAATCTTGATCAATTGCCCCGCGCCCATGGCTTTTGGATTTCGTGTTTACCCGTCAAAATTGCTCGTGCCAGTGCTGGTTGGTGTCGAGCGGTCGCATTGTGTTCTTCGTGA